From Girardinichthys multiradiatus isolate DD_20200921_A chromosome 3, DD_fGirMul_XY1, whole genome shotgun sequence, the proteins below share one genomic window:
- the leng1 gene encoding leukocyte receptor cluster member 1, with protein MNILPKKSWHVRNKDNIARVRKDEAQAAEEEREAKRRVERAEQEARTEYLRRKARAALQSAGAKGDDDGEQSGASLEHLNLFPLEDSSEKKGNEEYLREKKEEKEKQERAIGLLVSLGPQPGSEVTPWYMKSSTEQEEERKEKEKRKGISEEEKEKKDRRLKDSLDPLKDMKKAMGVYERREQKKKEKRNKVEKKSTGESSIERLRAERLQREVEERRRAQALLDQRSGKRKGAHREMDERERPYNSAFFPELARKRQRRDRESWRDEILKS; from the exons ATGAACATCCTCCCGAAGAAGAGCTGGCATGTCCGCAACAAGGACAACATCGCGCGCGTGAGGAAGGACGAAGCCCAGGCAGCAGAGGAGGAGCGCGAGGCCAAGCGGCGCGTGGAGCGTGCCGAGCAAGAG GCACGTACCGAGTATCTGAGAAGGAAAGCTCGGGCTGCTCTCCAGTCAGCTGGAGCAAAGGGAGACGATGATGGAGAACAAAGCGGAGCAAGTCTGGAGCATCTCAATCTATTTCCTCTGGAAGATTCCTCAGAGAAGAAGGGAAATGAGGAGTATCTAAGAGAGAAGAAGGAAGAAAAG GAGAAGCAGGAACGAGCTATCGGCTTACTTGTGTCTTTGGGGCCACAGCCGGGGTCAGAGGTGACTCCGTGGTACATGAAAAGCAGCacagaacaagaagaagagagaaaagagaaagaaaagaggaaGGGGATAtctgaagaggagaaagagaagaaggATCGTAGACTGAAGGATAGTTTGGATCCTTTAAAGGATATGAAGAAGGCAATGGGTGTTTACGAGAGGAGAGAgcagaagaaaaaggaaaagagaaacaaagtggAAAAGAAGAGCACGGGAGAGAG ctCCATAGAAAGGTTACGAGCCGAGCGCTTGCAAAGGGAGGTAGAAGAAAGAAGGAGAGCCCAGGCTCTCCTTGACCAGAGGAGCGGTAAAAGGAAGGGGGCACACAGAGAAATGGACGAGAGGGAGAGACCCTACAACAGCGCCTTCTTTCCAGAACTTGCTCGAAAGCGGCAAAGGCGGGACCGGGAGAGCTGGAGGGATGAAATTCTGAAATCTTGA
- the lmtk3 gene encoding uncharacterized protein lmtk3 has translation MRPHCWVMVALAGIMSYLSPERALGAPQREVSQTRAESLSPPPYVIILISCSGLVSFVLLLLTCLCCKRGGMGFNEFDNADGEECSGGSSPIQEDSLSSCPSLPEVYTLPVRDRPNCSALQEGADPKSQCFKRHVLNYLQEIGNGWFGKVILAEVLCDCSSSQAVVKELRVSASPLEQRKFLAESEPYRSLKHPNILQCLGQCSENIPFLLVMEFCQLGDLKRYLRAQRKSDGMTPDLPTRDLLTLQRMAFEITSGLLHLHENNYIHSDLALRNCLLTSDLTVRIGDYGLSHNHYKEDYYLTPDKLWIPLRWIAPELLEEYRGSLIVTDQTKTSNVWSLGVVIWELFEFGAQPHRHLSDEEVLTFVIRERQITLAQPRLKLSHADYWYEIMQSCWLPPSQRPSVAEIFLLLSSLLAAERGMSKRGEDEEDEEYEEGRGRRGENDESFERRWDLLRPPAFQSAVNERNREYGRDGRDNSYPLLDPVGNCITPSSSELDDILTVTETSKGLNFEYFWEKAHARRGYKPLPPPQPIPTVNNNHRQSLDTPTVVPVISARSPSLASEYYIRLEEHTPQDKSPTLKGKSQSSSQLDSVSPGDVELVEIHSGILGKERVPYRASENSGKMLQTIRSSEVKIQMPNTGMAEFRDTSSRVTDFSVVDLGDDDDVERKKGREADKKSPTTFQAPVLPPKPRSMSMSSSNHLHSRPLPVPPLGYRGLPHYTISGKIETDPLHMSSCPPSTFDHLGLHRSRQTLPPSPSLSPSIPPSSHPIYPQMCPPPLPPHFKLQRSIPRYNTADRFSRYTKTQMQRSNRDPLSSDISDRESDRRHAASIYTSKEDSHPREKDFDSPIRRENPLRPIYRNPPRTNSQIERQSSSSPTYSDEDDSPFASPERPSRTTVAHSSLSEDADPATSELFSRGMKRTQSRLDTILPTIWREDAELQAERLAAAKKSPMHLFLTEISSATDSTEAKSEALWDGDKEESKDGERWGSFVLHNKGMRRSQSLIKELGSAGQSLGQEKYLQRAGIEEDKASFQGDLFLTEVDTDRMDPDMDAESDPVKYLYPAGSRLPPYVCSPDLTSKREAEDGSTKGIRRSRSLLSERGKQHTEIHLSGTEPRKAEMTREEFLKEIQSAETFLTEIISRQNATANRDESDPSVSPTPLSPEYESICIDPNSTQTITFQSASSIRASNKGKEETQTEAIYAQVTKRAKKSEIKVSIRPEIPILHIGSNKQLLEPCNQENNADHCQTGEFVLSEIMPKNGLLHNESDECQKEEEDCSDGPALPSRGELTDPSEFSPSESTESNTVILQENKSLITNKTAVVVENGEMMKDNLTDRGSRIEDQTEGKSGAASGNIEKADDLEENGDNFFQHKCNDQEKNIIKNEPSYEVTPNFPDHDLSSDISLMTPTDSVLSPMTSSSADGLTPSDSWTGVGGSGGWRGLGNETPHRDSAYFSDNDLEGDGMNRRSSDGPGSRQSSGRGGEWGILTGIEEKTEEEGEAGEKCPLRRTLQSSCSKTEIGNEKTIENCENDFYHFDSNKDILSKGLEALHKDDSGIFSNCNESKRSILLHDDQVKDCVDLIDKLFSKLDEEPLKNLSHSGGYVIDSHYNDGIISKISDYKCTESEQSNLNLHSKSPSGTKSLINSMSGIDGPDLTGRGLTALRSLKFENTTVESESRLSKQSEFQSNDDMHSEDKVNLTGRCTEQGVEDMSSLDDNELGMTNLHCSDQRADMEVRMELDTHQAFADSCEGPDVMTEDWWRTIEEDEEAPPSGGINGEFDCHRSTESGDQNNQWASPEKSQQEVQLRSECFAGFSNNNWGVQEKYWDPEENDEHAGREPHPSSTEGTNETQELKSNLIVCETIKDTERSINQQSAADVQQEENIENLEEIDSFKSDAMKKICDTEVENIETPEEERFVERQIQDRGWLTDTEENQNFNRLTQNQLSREGQTSIRHINSENHFSHSFQNKTSSISISITEPPQGNCSDLENDDSSFKQEAEQRPCLATQSVEESLQKVKEDYRDVPLQSDLSNSDVQEEMNHSYQEVDNFSSVDFPSPPPSIDLDVQDDKLESLDDSFPSPPPSVTEAEEFITHINLEDFGCVPETESYISPANHTDVLEPTLQELPPATTQNKGISANLNSPSVQITLTDDNNFTSDIEDVYHNFTQKTSPAGPSTQRDLLKNIPALLISEWKDLDEEPLEDFEKLEQLCCISGDEEETLGELFLENLELLESLKKIADQKDSDTEAGDDFFTPEGSKLDLKAGEVSDNFNKLVEPEQKILSQPAEKIDEQRSSGHTSDVKDQGSLSKMTTRNGLMMQVCEERLQFSLSENVKTNMLWGSAVKETVTLRPWGEQVKESCRGPVEDQKEDESQEEKEADFSQQPLIESDKTEPEPLTVIEQPEITASQPAANQAMKAKLARLSLALPPLALNLPRAPSGKGGFGDGPIGNRIGRRRGLSSGIDPDDEEEDEQEDENSRRVIVVTETDVDKRIGLRSLLKSPKEPLDREQDRGRNVSFFDDVTIYLFDQETPTNELSNSAPTSPGSVSVKNSKLDFHGPNKSKESKRKEDLSIKLRSPVIGGPVTSSRFTVSPANDPHLV, from the exons ATGCGGCCACACTGCTGGGTGATGGTAGCGCTGGCGGGGATCATGTCGTACCTCAGCCCGGAGAGAGCCCTCGGAGCACCGCAGAGGGAAG tttctcAGACCAGGGCTGAGTCCCTCTCTCCTCCACCCTATGTCATCATCCTCATCTCCTGCTCGGGGCTCGTCTCTTTCgttctgcttctcctcacctgtCTTTGCTGCAAGAGAGGAGGCATGGGGTTCAAT GAGTTTGATAATGCAGATGGTGAGGAGTGCTCTGGAGGCTCCAGTCCCATCCAGGAGGACAGCCTATCATCATGTCCTTCCCTCCCAGAGGTCTACACCTTGCCAGTCAGAGACCGACCCAATTGCTCTGCCCTGCAGGAAGGAGCAG ACCCCAAATCTCAGTGTTTTAAAAGACATGTTTTAAATTACCTTCAGGAGATAGGGAACGGATGGTTTGGAAAG GTGATACTGGCTGAAGTGCTGTGCGATTGCAGCTCCTCTCAGGCGGTGGTGAAGGAGCTGCGTGTCAGCGCCAGCCCGCTGGAGCAGAGGAAGTTCCTGGCTGAATCTGAGCCGTACAG GAGCCTGAAGCATCCCAACATCCTCCAGTGTCTGGGTCAGTGCAGTGAGAACATCCCCTTCCTCTTGGTTATGGAGTTTTGTCAGCTG GGTGACTTGAAGCGTTACCTGCGGGCCCAGAGGAAGTCAGATGGGATGACTCCAGACCTGCCAACCAGGGACCTGTTGACTCTTCAGAGGATGGCCTTTGAGATCACCTCGGGTCTGCTGCATCTTCACGAAAACAACTACATCCACAG TGATTTGGCTTTAAGAAACTGCCTTCTGACCTCCGACCTCACTGTCAGAATAGGTGACTACGGTCTCTCGCACAACCATTACAAG GAGGACTATTACTTGACTCCGGACAAGCTCTGGATCCCTCTGCGGTGGATTGCTCCTGAGCTGCTGGAGGAGTACAGAGGATCTCTGATCGTTACGGATCAAACCAAAACCAGCAACGTGTG GTCTTTGGGGGTGGTGATCTGGGAGCTTTTTGAGTTTGGTGCTCAGCCCCACAGACACCTGAGCGATGAAGAGGTGCTGACCTTCGTCATCAGAGAGCGACAGATCACTCTGGCCCAGCCTAGACTTAAACTCTCACATGCAGATTACTG GTATGAGATCATGCagtcctgctggctccctccCTCGCAGCGACCCTCTGTAGCTGAAATAttcctccttctctcctctCTCTTGGCTGCAGAGCGAGGAATGTCAAAGAGGGGGGAAGACGAAGAGGATGAGGAGTATGAGGAAGGTAGAGGAAGGAGAGGAGAGAACGACGAGTCGTTTGAAAGACGCTGGGACCTACTTCGTCCACCTGCTTTTCAAAGTGCAGTGAACGAGCGAAATAGAGAGTATGGCAGGGATGGCAGAGACAACTCTtaccccctgctggaccctgtGGGGAATTGCATCACCCCATCCTCCTCTGAACTGGATGACATCTTGACAGTCACAGAAACCAGCAAAGGCTTGAACTTTGAGTATTTCTGGGAGAAGGCTCATGCCAGACGAGGTTACAAACCTCTCCCTCCCCCTCAGCCAATCCCAACTGTGAACAATAACCATAGACAGTCTTTAGACACCCCTACAGTGGTACCGGTTATAAGTGCCCGCAGTCCCTCGCTCGCCAGCGAGTACTACATTCGACTGGAGGAGCACACTCCCCAAGACAAGTCACCAACACTTAAAGGGAAATCACAGTCCTCCTCGCAATTGGATTCAGTTTCTCCTGGAGACGTGGAGCTTGTGGAAATCCATAGTGGAATTCTGGGAAAAGAGCGAGTCCCCTATCGTGCTTCAGAGAACAGTGGGAAGATGCTCCAAACCATCCGATCAAGCGAGGTGAAGATCCAGATGCCCAACACAGGAATGGCCGAGTTTAGAGACACTTCTAGCAGAGTAACGGACTTCTCAGTGGTGGATTTGGGTGACGATGATGATGTGGAGAGGAAAAAGGGCAGGGAAGCAGATAAAAAATCTCCCACAACGTTCCAGGCTCCAGTTCTCCCTCCAAAACCCCGCTCCATGTCCATGTcttcatccaatcaccttcacTCCCGCCCCCTCCCCGTCCCTCCACTTGGGTACAGAGGGCTGCCTCACTACACCATCAGCGGAAAGATCGAGACGGACCCCCTCCATATGAGCTCCTGCCCACCATCCACCTTTGATCACCTCGGCCTCCATCGGTCCCGACAGACTCTCCCCCCATCCCCGTCTCTCTCCCCCTCTATTCCCCCATCCAGTCATCCCATTTACCCTCAGATGTGTCCTCCACCTTTACCCCCACACTTCAAACTTCAACGCAGCATCCCAAGATACAACACGGCTGATAGATTCTCAAGATACACAAAGACACAGATGCAGAGATCCAACAGAGACCCGCTATCTAGTGACATATCTGACAGAGAGTCTGACAGAAGGCATGCAGCATCAATCTACACCTCCAAAGAGGACTCTCATCCCCGTGAGAAAGACTTTGACTCCCCCATTCGTAGAGAAAATCCTCTGCGGCCAATTTATCGAAACCCACCTCGTACAAACTCCCAGATTGAGAGGCAGTCTTCTTCTAGTCCTACCTACTCGGATGAAGATGACTCTCCTTTTGCTTCCCCTGAGAGACCCAGCCGGACCACAGTTGCTCACTCCAGCCTGTCAGAAGATGCAGACCCAGCCACCTCTGAGCTCTTCTCTAGGGGAATGAAGAGGACTCAGTCACGGCTGGACACTATTCTTCCCACCATTTGGAGGGAAGATgctgaacttcaggcagaacgaCTTGCGGCGGCCAAAAAGTCTCCCATGCACTTGTTTCTAACCGAGATATCAAGTGCGACAGACTCGACTGAAGCCAAGTCAGAGGCCTTGTGGGATGGGGACAAGGAGGAGAGTAAAGATGGAGAGAGGTGGGGGAGCTTTGTGCTGCACAACAAGGGAATGCGCCGCTCCCAATCACTGATCAAGGAGTTAGGCTCAGCAGGGCAGTCATTGGGACAGGAGAAATACCTCCAAAGGGCAGGAATTGAGGAGGACAAGGCATCATTCCAAGGGGATCTTTTCCTCACAGAGGTTGACACAGACAGGATGGACCCAGATATGGACGCAGAAAGTGATCCAGTTAAATACCTCTATCCTGCAGGATCCAGGTTACCGCCCTACGTTTGCTCTCCTGACCTGACCTCTAAGAGAGAAGCTGAAGATGGCAGCACAAAAGGTATACGGAGATCCCGATCTCTTCTGTCCGAGAGGGGGAAGCAACATACTGAAATACATTTATCTGGCACTGAGCCACGAAAAGCAGAAATGACAAGGGAGGAGTTCCTGAAAGAGATCCAATCAGCAGAGACCTTTTTGACTGAAATCATATCAAGACAAAACGCTACCGCAAACAGAGACGAATCAGATCCATCTGTATCCCCTACTCCACTGTCGCCTGAATACGAGTCCATATGCATCGACCCAAACTCCACTCAGACCATAACATTCCAGTCAGCAAGCTCCATACGAGCATCCAACAAGGGTAAAGAAGAGACACAGACTGAGGCCATCTATGCACAAGTGACCAAGCGTGCAAAAAAGAGCGAGATCAAGGTCTCCATTAGACCTGAGATCCCAATTCTCCACATAGGATCAAACAAACAACTGCTTGAACCGTGCAACCAGGAAAACAATGCTGATCACTGCCAGACTGGAGAGTTTGTGCTCTCAGAAATAATGCCCAAAAATGGTTTATTACACAATGAAAGTGATGAATGTCAGAAAGAAGAGGAGGATTGTTCAGATGGACCTGCCTTACCTTCCAGAGGGGAACTAACAGATCCTTCAGAGTTTTCTCCTTCTGAATCCACTGAGTCCAACACTGTGATACTGCAGGAGAACAAATCTctcattacaaataaaactgcagTTGTTGTAGAGAATGGTGAAATGATGAAAGACAATCTAACGGACCGCGGATCTCGGATAGAAGATCAAACAGAAGGAAAATCTGGTGCTGCGTCAGGTAACATTGAGAAGGCAGATGATCTAGAGGAAAATGGAGACAATTTCTTTCAGCACAAGTGCAATgatcaagaaaaaaatatcattaaaaatgAACCAAGTTATGAAGTAACTCCGAACTTTCCAGATCATGACCTGTCCTCTGACATTTCCCTCATGACTCCCACTGACTCCGTCCTATCACCAATGACCTCCAGCTCGGCGGACGGCCTCACGCCCAGTGATTCCTGGACCGGAGTGGGAGGCAGCGGTGGGTGGCGGGGCCTGGGAAATGAAACCCCGCACCGAGACTCCGCCTATTTCTCTGACAATGACTTAGAAGGGGACGGGATGAACAGGAGGAGCAGCGACGGACCTGGATCCAGGCAGAGTAGTGGCCGAGGGGGCGAATGGGGAATACTCACAGGAATAGAAGAGAAAACTGAAGAAGAGGGAGAGGCAGGAGAAAAGTGTCCCTTACGAAGAACTTTACAATCATCAtgtagcaaaacagaaattggaAATGAAAAAACTATTGAGAATTGTGAAAATGACTTTTACCACTTTGACAGCAACAAAGATATACTAAGTAAAGGGCTGGAAGCTCTTCACAAAGATGATTCAGGCATTTTTTCCAATTGCAACGAGAGCAAAAGATCCATATTGCTGCATGATGATCAAGTCAAGGATTGTGTTGACTTAATTGATAAGCTGTTTTCAAAGTTAGATGAAGAACCTTTGAAGAATCTTTCACACAGTGGTGGGTACGTGATAGACAGCCACTACAATGATGGCATCATTTCCAAGATATCGGATTACAAATGCACAGAGTCTGAACAGAGCAACTTGAATCTGCACTCTAAGAGCCCCAGTGGGACAAAGAGTTTGATCAACTCCATGTCTGGCATTGATGGACCAGATTTGACAGGTAGGGGTCTCACTGCACTGAGGTCTTTGAAATTTGAAAATACAACAGTGGAATCTGAGTCCAGATTATCCAAACAGAGTGAATTTCAAAGCAATGATGACATGCATAGCGAGGATAAAGTCAATCTGACTGGTCGGTGCACTGAGCAAGGTGTTGAAGATATGTCTAGTCTGGACGATAATGAGCTGGGTATGACAAACCTTCACTGCTCAGACCAGAGAGCAGATATGGAGGTCAGGATGGAACTGGACACACATCAAGCCTTTGCAGACTCTTGTGAAGGGCCGGATGTGATGACTGAGGACTGGTGGAGAACCatagaggaggatgaagaagcaCCGCCCTCTGGAGGCATTAATGGGGAATTTGACTGTCACCGCTCGACAGAATCAGGGGATCAAAATAACCAGTGGGCCTCTCCAGAGAAAAGCCAACAAGAAGTACAGCTGAGATCAGAATGTTTTGCCGGGTTTAGCAATAACAACTGGGGGGTGCAAGAGAAGTACTGGGACCCTGAAGAAAATGATGAACATGCAGGAAGGGAGCCTCACCCATCTTCAACAGAGGGGACCAATGAAACACAAGAACTGAAAAGCAATCTCATTGTTtgtgaaacaataaaagacaCTGAAAGATCAATTAACCAGCAGTCTGCAGCAGATGTCCAGCAAGAGGAAAATATTGAGAATCTGGAGGAAATCGATAGTTTTAAGAGCGACGCAATGAAAAAAATCTGTGATACTGAAGTAGAGAATATAGAAACTCCAGAGGAAGAGAGGTTTGTAGAGAGGCAGATTCAGGATAGAGGATGGTTGACGGACACGGAGGAGAATCAAAACTTTAACAGACTGACACAGAATCAACTCAGCAGAGAGGGACAGACATCAATACGACATATCAATTCTGAGAACCACTTCAGCCATTCTTTCCAGAATAAAACCTCAAGTATATCCATCAGCATCACTGAACCCCCTCAAGGTAACTGCTCAGACCTGGAAAATGATGATTCAAGCTTCAAACAAGAAGCTGAGCAGAGGCCATGCCTCGCTACACAGTCCGTAGAGGAAAGTCTCCAGAAAGTTAAAGAAGATTACAGAGATGTGCCCCTTCAGTCCGATCTCAGTAACTCTGATGTACAGGAGGAGATGAATCATTCATATCAAGAGGTAGACAATTTCAGCTCCGTTGATTTCCCAAGCCCGCCGCCAAGCATAGACCTCGATGTGCAAGATGATAAACTGGAGAGTTTAGACGACTCTTTTCCGAGTCCGCCACCGTCTGTTACAGAGGCAGAGGAATTTATTACTCACATAAATCTAGAAGACTTCGGTTGCGTTCCGGAGACAGAGTCGTATATTTCCCCAGCGAACCACACAGATGTCTTGGAGCCAACTCTGCAAGAATTACCACCAGCTACAACTCAGAATAAAGGGATCTCCGCCAACCTGAACTCCCCGTCTGTGCAAATAACCCTGACCGATGACAACAACTTTACTTCAGACATTGAAGATGTTTATCATAACTTTACCCAGAAAACTTCACCTGCAGGTCCTTCTACCCAACGAGATCTCCTGAAAAACATTCCAGCATTGTTGATATCTGAGTGGAAAGATCTGGATGAGGAGCCGCTGGAGGATTTTGAAAAACTTGAGCAACTTTGTTGCATCTCTGGAGATGAGGAGGAGACACTGGGGGAACTCTTCTTGGAGAACCTGGAGCTTCTGGAGTCTTTGAAGAAAATAGCTGATCAGAAGGACAGCGATACAGAGGCAGGAGATGACTTCTTTACTCCTGAGGGCAGCAAATTGGATTTAAAGGCAGGAGAGGTCTCTGATAACTTCAATAAACTGGTTGAACCTGAGCAAAAAATCCTGTCACAACCAGCAGAGAAGATTGATGAGCAGAGATCATCAGGCCACACATCTGATGTCAAGGATCAGGGATCTTTATCCAAGATGACAACTAGAAATGGCCTTATGATGCAG GTGTGTGAGGAGAGACTGCAGTTTTCTCTcagtgaaaatgtgaaaacaaacatgctTTGGGGGTCAGCTGTGAAAGAAACTGTGACACTTCGGCCCTGGGGGGAACAAGTCAAGGAAAGCTGCCGTGGACCTGTGGAAGACCAAAAAGAGGATGAGAG